The Drosophila bipectinata strain 14024-0381.07 chromosome 2L, DbipHiC1v2, whole genome shotgun sequence genome has a segment encoding these proteins:
- the Chd1 gene encoding chromodomain-helicase-DNA-binding protein 1 isoform X2 produces the protein MSQALNESANSVGSDEQDDNRDEANLSENSGSGSGSGSSGSDSDSDSSSANSSDASTDQEAKSTATAGFPPTAAAAQADSKTNGFTDDQDSSSAGSSGSDSESETEAQPEAQSNSKSNESVDRSSSRTGNDDDDDEAGQQPATSEPSADEASDSSAKVSSTSSSSSEDDEEDYRPKRTRQARKPPTAADKTRRPPAPKKKKKTWDSDESDESEESDEDTSATSKRKPAAASARNKAAQQQQRRRIKSFSSEDSDDDDASKRCATRRTAAAVSYKEASEDEATDSEDLLDFEYDESQAAASAAAAEEEEKCETIERILAQRMGKKGCTGNQTTIYAIEENGFDPNAGYGEQQNPENDGNTECHFLIKWKGWSYIHNTWESESTLREMKAKGMKKLDNFIKKEQDLSYWRRYAGPEDIDYFECQLELQQELLKSYNNVDRIIAKGSKPDDGTEEYLCKWQSLPYAESTWEDAALVMRKWQRCAEQFSERECSKCTPSRHCRVLKYRPKFSRLKNQPEFLAAGLTLRDYQMDGLNWLLHSWCKENSVILADEMGLGKTIQTICFLYALFKVHHLYGPFLCVVPLSTMTAWQREFALWAPDLNVVTYLGDIKSRELIQQYEWQFEGSKRLKFNCILTTYEIVLKDKQFLGTLQWAALLVDEAHRLKNDDSLLYKSLKEFDTNHRLLITGTPLQNSLKELWALLHFIMPEKFDTWENFEVQHGNAEDKGYTRLHQQLEPYILRRVKKDVEKSLPAKVEQILRVEMTSLQKQYYKWILTKNFDALRKGKRGSTSTFLNIVIELKKCCNHAALIRPSEFELMGLQQDEALQTLLKGSGKLVLLDKLLCRLKETGHRVLIFSQMVRMLDVLADYLQKRHFPFQRLDGSIKGEMRRQALDHFNAEGSQDFCFLLSTRAGGLGINLATADTVIIFDSDWNPQNDLQAQARAHRIGQKNQVNIYRLVTARSVEEQIVERAKQKMVLDHLVIQRMDTTGRTVLDKSGNGHSSNSNPFNKDDLSAILKFGAEELFKDEQEHDDELVCDIDEILRRAETRNEDPEMPGDDLLSAFKVASIAAFEEEPSESAAKQEQNAGDEEDDSKDWDDIIPEGYRKVIEDQERAKEMEDLYLPPRRKTAAANQADGKRGAGKGKGKQQANDSADSDYEVGSEGSGDDGRPRKRGRPAMKEKITGFTDAELRRFIRSYKKFPAPLHRLEAIACDAELQEKPLAELKRLGEMLHDRCVQFLDEHKEEENKTSTVDETPGAKQRRARATFSVKLGGVSFNAKKLLASEQELQPLNEIMPNAAEERQNWTFNIKTRAPVFDVEWGAEEDTKLLCGIYQYGIGSWEQMKLDPALKLTDKILLNDTRKPQAKQLQTRAEYLLKIIKKNVELTKGGQRRQRRPRTSKAVESKAATQHGASSNVESKPHEGEEAAVATESSASQADQSAASPHNASTAEPSSGPAKKAKRAKARTKKTSASDNNGNKPMHFTANNEPRALEVLGDLDPSIFNECKEKMRPVKKALKALDQPDLNLSEQDQMQHTKDCLLQIGRQIDVCLQPYSDSEKKEWRSNLWYFVSKFTELDAKRLFKIYKHALKQETGEGKGKAKDGVKDAAGSPNKSKRNGLPTDKEKDKERDKGAGKKKKKDKERSGQSRFSEPGGTLPSGRFANDSPLKRKRDENDADASSAIAGIPGGGISDQLKSMSFKRLNTERHEDRKKHQRGDYFAGGSGAPPGTGGSYEGSGSSNSRRQGLNSPSTPNSRSGRAGYEPPPAPSGYTPESERWHARERYSLDYKRDRYDPGYPRSGGASGGYHRDHRERDRDRRPDKRRYPSAHLPPHAYSNHYLPPYYMPNGVVPGLPPPPPGYRSDPRGYPVMPRDYPADYRRSDYERRTQT, from the exons ATGAGCCAG gcactcaatGAATCCGCGAATAGTGTTGGCTCAGACGAACAAGATGATAATCGGGACGAAGCCAATCTCAGTGAAAACAGTGGCAGCGGAAGCGGGAGTGGCTCATCCGGATCTGACTCGGATTCGGACAGCTCCTCTGCAAACTCTAGTGATGCCTCCACGGATCAGGAAGCCAAGTCAACGGCGACGGCCGGCTTTCCGCCAACGGCAGCTGCAGCGCAAGCAGACAGCAAAACAAATGGATTCACAGACGATCAGGACAGCTCGAGTGCTGGTTCGAGTGGCAGCGATTCGGAATCGGAGACTGAGGCACAGCCTGAGGCACAGAGCAACAGCAAATCGAACGAGAGCGTCGACAGAAGCTCCTCGCGAACGGGGaacgatgacgacgacgatgaggCTGGGCAGCAGCCTGCAACCAGCGAACCCTCTGCCGATGAAGCCAGTGATAGTTCCGCCAAAGTCTCTTCCAcgtccagcagcagcagc GAGGACGATGAAGAGGATTACAGACCAAAACGTACACGCCAGGCTCGTAAGCCGCCAACCGCAGCCGACAAGACGAGGCGTCCTCCAGCTcccaagaagaaaaagaaaac CTGGGACTCGGACGAAAGTGACGAGAGCGAGGAGAGTGACGAGGACACATCCGCCACCAGCAAACGCAAGCCTGCAGCCGCATCCGCCAGGAACAAGGCAGCTCAACAGCAGCAACGACGCAGGATAAAGTCCTTCAGCTCCGAGGACAGTGATGACGATGATGCCAGCAAACG ATGTGCTACTAGACGCACCGCCGCTGCCGTTAGCTACAAGGAGGCATCCGAGGATGAGGCTACCGACTCTGAAGACCTGCTTGACTTTGAATATGACGAGAGTCAAGCCGCTGCctctgctgccgccgccgaggaggaggagaagtgCGAAACCATCGAGCGCATCCTGGCTCAGCGGATGGGCAAGAAGGGATGCACCGGAAACCAGACGACGATCTACGCCATCGAGGAGAACGGATTTGATCCGAACGCTGGATACGGGGAGCAGCAGAACCCTGAGAATGATGGCAACACGGAGTGCCACTTCCTGATAAAATGGAAGGGCTGGTCGTACATTCACAACACGTGGGAGTCCGAGAGCACTCTGCGCGAGATGAAGGCCAAGGGCATGAAGAAGCTGGACAATTTCATCAAGAAGGAGCAGGATCTGTCCTACTGGCGTCGGTACGCTGGGCCCGAGGACATCGACTACTTCGAGTGCCAGCTCGAGCTGCAGCAAGAGCTGCTCAAGTCATACAACAACGTGGACCGCATCATCGCCAAGGGCTCCAAACCCGATGACGGAACCGAGGAATACCTGTGCAAGTGGCAGTCGCTGCCCTACGCGGAGTCCACATGGGAGGACGCCGCTCTGGTGATGCGCAAGTGGCAGCGCTGTGCGGAACAGTTCAGCGAGCGCGAATGCTCAAAGTGTACACCCTCGCGCCACTGTCGGGTTCTCAAGTACCGACCGAAGTTCTCGCGGCTGAAAAACCAACCAGAGTTTTTGGCTGCCGGCCTGACCCTGAGGGACTATCAGATGGACGGCCTCAACTGGCTGCTGCACTCGTGGTGCAAGGAGAACTCGGTCATATTGGCCGACGAGATGGGCCTGGGCAAGACCATCCAGACGATCTGCTTCTTGTACGCACTGTTCAAGGTCCACCATCTGTACGGGCCGTTCCTCTGCGTGGTGCCGCTGAGTACGATGACCGCTTGGCAGCGCGAGTTCGCTCTGTGGGCGCCGGACTTGAATGTGGTCACCTACCTGGGCGACATCAAGTCCCGCGAGCTAATCCAGCAGTACGAATGGCAGTTCGAGGGCTCCAAGCGCCTCAAGTTCAACTGCATTCTCACCACCTACGAAATCGTTCTGAAGGACAAGCAGTTCCTTGGCACCCTGCAGTGGGCAGCGCTGCTGGTGGACGAGGCGCATCGCCTGAAGAACGACGACTCGTTGCTGTACAAATCCCTCAAGGAGTTCGACACCAACCACCGGTTGCTGATCACGGGCACACCGCTGCAGAACTCCCTGAAGGAGCTGTGGGCGTTGCTGCACTTCATCATGCCCGAGAAGTTCGACACCTGGGAGAACTTCGAGGTGCAGCACGGCAACGCGGAGGACAAGGGCTACACGCGTCTGCACCAGCAGCTGGAGCCGTACATTCTGCGCCGGGTGAAGAAGGACGTGGAGAAGTCGCTGCCGGCCAAGGTGGAGCAGATTCTGCGCGTGGAGATGACCTCGCTGCAGAAGCAGTACTACAAGTGGATCCTCACCAAGAACTTTGACGCCCTTCGCAAGGGCAAGCGCGGCAGCACCTCCACCTTCCTCAACATAGTCATTGAGCTGAAGAAGTGCTGCAACCACGCGGCGCTCATTCGGCCCTCGGAGTTCGAGTTGATGGGCCTGCAGCAGGATGAGGCGCTGCAGACGTTGCTTAAGGGATCCGGCAAGCTGGTGCTGTTGGACAAGCTGCTGTGCCGCCTGAAGGAGACGGGCCATCGGGTCCTCATATTTTCCCAGATGGTGCGCATGCTGGACGTCCTGGCGGACTACTTGCAGAAGCGCCACTTCCCCTTCCAGCGCCTCGACGGCAGTATTAAGGGAGAAATGAGGCGACAGGCCCTGGACCACTTCAACGCCGAGGGCAGCCAGGACTTTTGCTTCTTGCTCTCGACCAGGGCTGGAGGACTGGGCATTAACCTGGCCACAGCCGACACGGTGATCATATTCGACTCGGACTGGAATCCGCAGAACGATCTGCAGGCGCAGGCCAGAGCCCATCGCATCGGGCAGAAGAATCAAGTGAACATCTATCGCTTGGTCACCGCCCGATCCGTGGAGGAGCAGATTGTGGAGCGTGCCAAGCAGAAAATGGTTCTCGACCACCTCGTCATCCAGCGAATGGACACCACGGGTCGAACTGTGCTGGACAAGAGCGGCAACGGGCACTCCTCCAACTCGAATCCCTTCAACAAGGACGACTTGTCCGCCATTCTGAAGTTCGGCGCCGAGGAGCTGTTCAAGGATGAGCAGGAGCACGATGACGAACTGGTCTGCGACATCGACGAGATCCTGCGAAGGGCAGAGACCCGCAACGAGGACCCCGAAATGCCGGGCGATGACCTGCTGTCCGCCTTCAAGGTGGCCAGCATAGCCGCCTTCGAGGAGGAGCCAAGCGAGTCGGCCGCCAAACAGGAGCAGAACGCTGGCGACGAGGAGGACGACAGCAAGGACTGGGATGACATTATTCCGGAGGGCTATCGCAAGGTCATCGAGGACCAGGAGAGAGCCAAGGAGATGGAAGACCTCTACCTTCCGCCCCGCAGGAAGACTGCGGCCGCCAACCAGGCCGATGGAAAGCGGGGTGCCGGAAAGGGTAAGGGCAAGCAGCAAGCGAACGACTCCGCCGATTCCGATTATGAAGTGGGCTCGGAGGGCAGCGGCGACGACGGACGCCCTCGAAAACGGGGACGACCCGCCATGAAGGAGAAGATAACTGGTTTCACGGACGCCGAGCTGAGGCGCTTCATCCGCAGCTATAAGAAGTTTCCGGCTCCGTTGCACCGGCTGGAGGCCATCGCCTGCGATGCTGAGCTCCAGGAGAAGCCGCTGGCAGAGCTGAAACGACTGGGCGAGATGCTGCACGACCGCTGCGTCCAGTTCCTGGACGAACACAAGGAGGAAGAGAACAAGACTTCGACGGTGGATGAGACACCGGGCGCCAAGCAGCGCCGGGCCCGCGCCACCTTCTCGGTGAAGCTGGGGGGCGTCTCTTTCAACGCCAAAAAGCTGTTAGCTTCCGAGCAGGAGCTGCAGCCACTGAACGAGATCATGCCTAACGCGGCCGAGGAGCGTCAGAACTGGACCTTCAACATCAAGACTCGGGCTCCGGTCTTCGACGTGGAATGGGGCGCCGAGGAGGACACCAAGCTGCTGTGCGGTATATACCAGTACGGCATTGGCTCCTGGGAGCAAATGAAGCTGGATCCCGCGCTCAAGCTCACGGACAAGATCCTCCTCAACGACACACGCAAGCCACAAGCGAAGCAGCTCCAGACGAGAGCCGAGTACCTGCTAAAGATCATCAAGAAGAATGTGGAGCTCACGAAGGGGGGGCAGCGGCGCCAACGTCGTCCTCGAACCTCCAAGGCCGTCGAGAGCAAAGCTGCCACTCAGCATGGAGCCAGTTCTAATGTGGAGAGCAAACCGCATGAAGGCGAGGAGGCTGCGGTGGCCACCGAGAGCAGTGCCAGCCAAGCGGATCAGTCCGCCGCATCGCCGCACAATGCTTCCACCGCTGAGCCGTCCAGCGGGCCCGCCAAGAAGGCCAAGAGGGCTAAGGCCCGGACTAAGAAGACGAGCGCTTCGGacaacaacggcaacaagCCCATGCACTTCACGGCCAACAACGAGCCCCGAGCCCTGGAGGTGTTGGGCGACTTGGATCCCAGCATTTTCAACGAGTGCAAGGAGAAGATGCGGCCCGTCAAGAAGGCCCTGAAGGCTCTCGACCAGCCGGACTTGAATTTGTCGGAGCAGGACCAGATGCAGCACACCAAGGACTGCCTGCTGCAAATTGGCCGGCAGATCGACGTGTGCCTGCAGCCATACAGCGATTCGGAGAAGAAGGAGTGGCGCAGCAATCTGTGGTACTTTGTGTCCAAGTTCACAGAGCTGGACGCAAAGCGTCTCTTCAAAATCTACAAGCACGCCCTCAAGCAGGAGACGGGCGAGGGGAAGGGAAAAGCCAAGGATGGAGTCAAGGATGCGGCGGGTAGTCCGAACAAATCCAAACGAAATGGGCTTCCGACTGACAAGGAGAAGGACAAGGAGCGGGACAAGGGCGCCggcaaaaagaagaaaaaggacAAAGAACGAAGCGGCCAGTCGCGGTTCTCGGAGCCTGGCGGCACTCTTCCCTCTGGACGCTTTGCGAACGACTCGCCGCTGAAGAGGAAACGGGACGAGAACGATGCGGATGCCAGCAGTGCCATAGCGGGGATTCCCGGCGGAGGCATTAGCGACCAACTGAAGTCGATGTCGTTCAAGCGTCTCAATACAGAGCGCCACGAGGATCGAAAGAAGCACCAAAGGGGGGACTACTTCGCGGGTGGAAGTGGCGCGCCTCCGGGAACTGGTGGCTCCTACGAGGGCAGCGGCAGCAGTAACTCCCGACGCCAAGGCCTCAACTCGCCCTCCACACCCAACAGTCGTAGTGGTCGTGCTGGTTACGAGCCACCGCCTGCCCCCTCCGGCTACACGCCAGAGTCCGAGCGGTGGCACGCCCGGGAACG GTACAGCCTCGACTATAAACGGGATAGGTACGACCCAGGTTATCCCCGAAGTGGGGGTGCTTCCGGTGGGTATCATCGCGATCATCGTGAACGAGATCGCGACCGACGCCCAGATAAACGTAG atATCCTTCCGCCCACCTGCCACCGCATGCCTACTCAAACCATTACCTGCCGCCCTACTATATGCCGAATGGAGTCGTACCAGGCttgccgccaccgccacctgGATATCGCAGTGATCCCCGGGGCTATCCGGTTATGCCGCGCGACTATCCGGCTGACTACAGACGCAGTGACTACGAGCGACGCACGCAGACGTGA